One segment of Anatilimnocola aggregata DNA contains the following:
- a CDS encoding tetratricopeptide repeat protein, whose translation MRQYLVLKYGFAFVAVSFLAALLTPASAQEKEKKAESSEAAKLAFSDAGSLQNNSAFEAASEDWEKFLKNHPQDPLAPKAQYYLGVCRLQLKQFDKAAAAFEAVAKSTPKFDLLEDLLLNLASAQYSLAGQGVAGLHEKAAASFGQLVKEFPKGKYIEEALYYQGEALYSAGKKVEAVAAYEQLVKDHEKSGRRVDALYALGTTQEELGKYAEAGKVYDTYLKEFDKNPNATEVRMRKAETLLQTDKFAEAEKLFAEVAQVKDFNSTDFALFRQGAALARQDKYAEAGTVYAKVAADHSKGPYAADAAISAARAFYRAEKLDDAAKWFEQTLDKGGANVAEAAHWLSRIYLRQKQPAKAAELAGKQIAGAKDSPYFVNLKLDEADAFVEIPEKKKDALALYAGVAKDHSSHELAPQALYNAAFTALELKQYDDGVKYSADFLKSFAKDKLVPDVQYVAAECDLQLKKYAEAEQAFAALVKDQASHAEIDTWRVRLGLTQFLQKKYAETVATLEKAAADLKSADAKAEANYLVGASQFFQDKFAEAEKHLSQSQTANAKWRQADEVLVLLARAQRKNDKTPAAKQSLDQLIKEFPTSTQLDQAHYRLGEIAFAEEDFKTAGTQYELVVSKWPESTYAPYALYGRAWSQLKTKEYAAANETFTSLLSKYKDHTLSADAHFGRGMSRRLAGDFKGTVEDIDAFLKSNPSEPNKTDALYERGLAEVSLKDNAAAEKTFAAILKDNPKYSGIDKVLYELAWAVKSQDKSAAAVPFFDQLAKEHADSPLAAEALFHVGEDQYDKKAYADAVKTYTTAISKKPAGDLGERTNHKLGWANYQQKQYDAAAAAFDAQLKNFANGALAGDAAFMKAECLFKQENYKDALVAFTAAGNVKLSSPTMEALRLLHGGQSAAQLKQWKESLALLEEIPVKFPDSPVLSEAIYETAWAKQNSGKIDEALKDYEVAATKSRDHVGARARFMMGEIQFEKKAFDDAIREFQRAMFGYGADAATPETKNWQAKSGFEAGRCAEVQINETKDAAAKTKLINDAKRFYTFVADKHSGHELAGDAKKRLEVLNKL comes from the coding sequence ATGCGGCAGTATCTGGTTTTGAAATATGGATTTGCGTTTGTCGCCGTCAGCTTCTTAGCGGCGCTGCTGACCCCTGCCTCAGCCCAAGAGAAAGAGAAGAAAGCTGAATCGTCCGAAGCTGCCAAGTTGGCGTTCTCGGATGCAGGTTCTTTGCAGAACAATAGCGCCTTCGAGGCCGCGTCGGAAGATTGGGAGAAGTTCCTCAAGAACCATCCCCAGGATCCTCTGGCACCAAAGGCTCAGTACTATCTGGGAGTCTGCCGGCTGCAACTCAAACAGTTCGACAAGGCAGCAGCTGCTTTTGAGGCCGTGGCCAAAAGCACTCCTAAGTTCGACTTGCTCGAGGACTTGCTCCTCAACTTGGCTTCGGCTCAGTACTCGCTCGCCGGACAGGGTGTGGCTGGTCTGCACGAAAAGGCCGCCGCCAGCTTTGGCCAACTCGTGAAGGAATTCCCCAAAGGCAAGTACATCGAAGAAGCCCTCTACTATCAGGGCGAGGCACTCTATTCGGCCGGTAAAAAGGTCGAAGCGGTTGCGGCCTACGAACAGTTGGTCAAGGATCACGAGAAATCGGGCCGCCGTGTAGATGCGCTCTACGCCCTCGGAACGACGCAGGAAGAACTCGGCAAATATGCCGAGGCGGGAAAGGTTTACGACACCTACCTGAAGGAATTCGATAAGAATCCGAACGCCACCGAAGTCCGGATGCGCAAGGCCGAAACGCTGCTGCAAACCGATAAGTTCGCTGAAGCCGAGAAGTTGTTCGCTGAAGTCGCACAGGTGAAGGACTTCAATTCAACCGATTTTGCACTCTTTCGCCAAGGTGCCGCGCTCGCTCGTCAAGACAAGTACGCCGAAGCGGGAACCGTCTATGCCAAGGTGGCTGCTGATCACAGCAAAGGTCCTTATGCTGCCGATGCGGCCATTTCGGCCGCGCGGGCTTTCTATCGAGCCGAAAAGCTCGACGATGCCGCCAAGTGGTTTGAGCAGACGCTAGATAAAGGTGGCGCGAACGTCGCCGAGGCAGCTCACTGGCTTAGTCGCATCTACCTCCGTCAGAAGCAACCTGCCAAAGCTGCCGAACTCGCCGGCAAGCAGATTGCCGGTGCGAAAGACAGCCCCTACTTCGTCAATCTGAAACTCGATGAAGCGGATGCTTTTGTCGAAATCCCTGAAAAGAAGAAAGACGCCCTAGCGCTTTATGCGGGCGTTGCTAAGGATCACAGCAGCCACGAACTGGCTCCCCAAGCGCTTTACAACGCCGCCTTCACGGCGCTCGAACTGAAGCAATACGACGATGGCGTGAAGTACAGCGCTGACTTTCTCAAGTCGTTTGCCAAGGACAAGCTTGTTCCGGACGTGCAATACGTCGCCGCTGAGTGCGATCTGCAGTTGAAGAAGTATGCCGAAGCGGAACAGGCGTTTGCGGCGCTGGTCAAAGATCAGGCTTCGCACGCAGAGATCGATACCTGGCGCGTTCGGCTGGGATTGACGCAGTTCCTGCAGAAGAAATACGCCGAAACGGTCGCCACTTTGGAGAAGGCTGCCGCCGATCTAAAGTCTGCAGATGCGAAGGCTGAAGCGAATTACCTTGTCGGTGCGAGCCAGTTTTTTCAAGACAAATTTGCCGAAGCCGAGAAGCACCTCTCGCAATCGCAGACTGCGAATGCCAAATGGCGACAGGCAGACGAAGTATTGGTGCTCCTCGCGCGGGCACAACGCAAGAACGACAAAACTCCTGCTGCCAAGCAGTCGCTCGATCAACTGATTAAGGAATTCCCCACCAGCACGCAGTTAGACCAGGCACACTATCGCCTCGGTGAAATTGCCTTTGCCGAGGAGGACTTCAAGACCGCTGGTACGCAGTACGAACTGGTCGTCAGCAAGTGGCCGGAATCGACCTACGCTCCCTATGCCCTCTACGGCCGGGCCTGGTCGCAATTGAAGACCAAAGAATATGCCGCTGCGAACGAAACCTTCACGTCTCTTCTCTCAAAGTATAAAGATCACACCCTTTCTGCCGACGCTCACTTTGGCCGCGGCATGAGTCGACGCCTGGCCGGCGACTTCAAAGGTACCGTCGAAGACATTGATGCCTTCCTCAAATCAAACCCCAGTGAACCGAACAAAACCGACGCTCTTTACGAACGCGGGCTGGCCGAAGTTTCGCTCAAGGACAATGCGGCTGCGGAAAAGACCTTCGCCGCGATTCTCAAGGACAATCCCAAGTACTCGGGTATCGATAAGGTGCTCTATGAATTGGCTTGGGCAGTGAAGTCGCAAGACAAATCAGCTGCGGCGGTTCCCTTCTTTGATCAACTGGCAAAGGAACATGCCGACAGCCCGCTCGCTGCGGAAGCTCTCTTTCATGTTGGTGAAGATCAATACGACAAGAAGGCCTACGCTGATGCTGTCAAGACTTACACCACCGCCATCAGTAAGAAGCCTGCGGGCGACTTGGGCGAACGAACCAATCACAAACTGGGTTGGGCCAATTATCAGCAAAAGCAATACGACGCGGCTGCAGCTGCCTTCGATGCCCAGCTGAAGAACTTCGCCAACGGAGCGCTCGCCGGCGATGCCGCCTTCATGAAAGCGGAATGCCTGTTCAAGCAAGAGAACTATAAAGATGCGTTGGTCGCATTTACCGCGGCTGGCAATGTGAAGCTTTCGTCGCCGACCATGGAAGCATTGCGGTTGCTGCACGGCGGGCAAAGCGCTGCTCAGCTGAAGCAGTGGAAAGAGAGTCTGGCCCTGCTCGAAGAAATTCCGGTGAAGTTCCCCGATTCGCCAGTACTTTCCGAAGCGATTTATGAAACGGCCTGGGCCAAGCAAAACTCTGGCAAGATCGATGAAGCGCTCAAGGACTACGAAGTCGCGGCGACGAAATCGCGCGATCATGTCGGCGCTCGAGCGCGGTTCATGATGGGCGAAATCCAATTCGAAAAGAAAGCATTCGACGACGCGATTCGCGAATTCCAACGGGCCATGTTCGGCTATGGTGCCGATGCAGCCACGCCAGAAACCAAGAATTGGCAAGCCAAGTCTGGCTTCGAGGCTGGTCGTTGTGCCGAAGTGCAGATCAACGAGACCAAAGACGCTGCGGCGAAGACCAAGCTGATTAACGACGCTAAGCGATTTTATACGTTTGTTGCCGATAAGCACTCCGGGCACGAATTGGCCGGCGATGCTAAGAAACGCCTGGAAGTTCTGAATAAGCTGTAA
- a CDS encoding MotA/TolQ/ExbB proton channel family protein translates to MKQRSTIEINTLHSRPWVRLAIYSTFAIAILSSVQPIARSLNAQAPPDAAAGPSGEAAPTGTPNAADQPTAPAKNSLNLIDLANQGGVFMYPLYGLSMLGVLMGVERAIAIRRSRIIPQEFVDSLGQLGNSGGFDPRKAYRLCQQYPSAAARVVKAMLLKVGRPVSEIEHTVAETSQRESERLYFNVRWLNLAASVAPLLGLVGTIQGMILAFHGLTTLKAGDNQMVILANGIYTALVTTFAGLLVAIPAAMASQYFEGRLILFFHEVDELAFNLLPQVERYEGRVRFTRQGEEEAMKDETKVVPPAPAPVSAAAK, encoded by the coding sequence ATGAAACAACGCTCAACGATCGAGATCAATACGCTGCATTCGCGCCCGTGGGTGCGTCTGGCGATTTACAGCACCTTTGCGATCGCTATTCTCTCAAGTGTGCAGCCCATCGCTCGCAGCTTGAATGCGCAGGCACCGCCCGATGCGGCAGCAGGTCCCAGCGGCGAAGCTGCCCCAACTGGCACGCCCAATGCCGCCGATCAGCCTACGGCTCCGGCCAAGAACAGCCTGAATTTGATTGACCTGGCCAACCAGGGCGGTGTCTTCATGTATCCGCTCTACGGCCTTTCGATGCTCGGAGTCTTGATGGGCGTCGAGCGGGCCATTGCCATTCGACGCAGCCGCATCATTCCGCAAGAATTTGTCGATAGTCTTGGGCAACTTGGCAATAGCGGCGGGTTTGATCCACGTAAAGCCTATCGTCTCTGTCAGCAGTATCCATCCGCCGCTGCCCGCGTGGTCAAGGCCATGCTGCTGAAGGTCGGACGACCCGTTTCCGAGATCGAGCACACCGTTGCTGAAACCAGCCAACGTGAATCAGAACGATTGTACTTCAACGTTCGCTGGCTCAACCTGGCCGCTTCGGTGGCTCCGCTGCTAGGGCTCGTCGGTACGATTCAAGGAATGATCCTCGCTTTTCACGGCCTGACCACGCTCAAGGCCGGCGACAACCAAATGGTAATTTTGGCAAACGGTATCTATACCGCACTCGTCACAACCTTCGCGGGTCTCTTGGTGGCGATTCCTGCAGCCATGGCCTCGCAATATTTCGAAGGACGGTTAATTCTGTTCTTCCATGAAGTCGACGAACTTGCCTTTAACTTGCTTCCCCAGGTCGAACGTTACGAAGGTCGTGTCCGATTCACTCGCCAGGGGGAAGAAGAAGCGATGAAGGACGAAACCAAAGTGGTTCCACCTGCCCCTGCTCCCGTCTCGGCCGCCGCCAAATAG